The proteins below are encoded in one region of Helianthus annuus cultivar XRQ/B chromosome 2, HanXRQr2.0-SUNRISE, whole genome shotgun sequence:
- the LOC110917592 gene encoding uncharacterized protein LOC110917592 — MRSKLGGFNSMRTRVQVRSPSPRHKKSYSLGRLNDGVKTVAFSGSENSSGELNFDISREMSKEETATSDDGLGNKVMVVVDSSNESKGALQWALDHTVQNQDTMILLHVAGASKLGCKSSGGVNQRMYERLYSMKKNIQIKRPEVKVEIEARQGKERGPTIVEAAKQERASLLVLGQRKQSMIRRIRTMWAGKRSQSRAVDYCIQNANCMTIAVRRKNKRHGGYLITTKRHKNFWLLA; from the exons ATGAGGAGCAAACTGGGTGGGTTCAACTCGATGCGGACGCGTGTTCAAGTCCGTTCGCCATCACCGCGCCACAAGAAGTCTTATAGTTTGGGCCGGTTGAATGATGGTGTCAAGACAGTTGCTTTTTCGGGCAGCGAAAACAGCAGCGGAGAGCTGAATTTCGATATCAGCCGTGAGATGTCCAAGGAAGAAACCGCGACAAGCGACGACGGGTTGGGGAataaggtgatggtggtggttgatTCAAGTAACGAATCGAAAGGTGCACTTCAGTGGGCTCTTGATCATACTGTTCAAAATCAAGATACCATGATTCTCCTTCATGTTGCTGGTGCTTCAAAACTAG GTTGTAAATCAAGTGGGGGAGTTAACCAAAGAATGTATGAACGTCTCTACTCCATGAAGAAAAATATTCAAATCAAGAGGCCCGAG GTGAAAGTTGAGATAGAagcaagacaaggaaaggaaaggGGTCCAACGATAGTCGAAGCCGCGAAGCAAGAAAGAGCTTCATTGTTGGTTTTGGGTCAGCGAAAGCAGTCGATGATAAGGAGAATCCGAACAATGTGGGCAGGGAAGAGAAGCCAAAGCCGAGCAGTGGATTATTGCATTCAAAATGCTAATTGTATGACGATCGCAGTGAGGAGAAAGAACAAACGACATGGTGGTTATCTCATAACAACAAAGAGACACAAGAACTTTTGGCTTTTGGCTTAA